The Plasmodium sp. gorilla clade G2 genome assembly, chromosome: 6 genome has a segment encoding these proteins:
- a CDS encoding mitochondrial chaperone BCS1, putative, whose amino-acid sequence MQKLIRTKNGEGLGESEKNINLSIDENSGFFESIFKNIRKNEYFNAGVGIISVGALVTVVNRLNSCVYQAVKKNIFTSLEITINDNAYYWILEYIVKKGVISRHLSLKTQMTNEKNKKNVLFSFLPSVGNHLLFYDNHFIFVERSRDKNMISEVNRSIPFENIKLSTFIWSKYVFEKILNDAKLYIEKKEEGKTLVYKSFGPEWRPFGTPKNKRPINSVILPENLNEYIINDIQTFLNSSKWYIDKGIPYRRCYLLHGPPGCGKSSLITALAGYFDFNICTININDIYLTDDRFIHLLATIPPKTILILEDIDFIFINDPIMKYTNNDPNSSSNSSIFTGTNNNNTIKTLGVSYSGLLNALDGIVATEERIIFMTTNNIEKLPPTLIRPGRVDMKILIPYANTYQYKKMFLRFFPEHHELSNKFAKIFENFHLSMAEIQSFFLFSKVDPYKTVQNAEEWVRTYAQAKGKKE is encoded by the coding sequence atgcaAAAATTGataagaacaaaaaatgGTGAAGGTCTTGGGGAgagtgaaaaaaatataaatttaagtATAGACGAGAATAGTGGTTTTTTTGAatcaatatttaaaaatataagaaaaaatgaatatttcaATGCAGGTGTTGGTATTATATCTGTAGGAGCTCTAGTTACTGTAGTGAATAGATTAAATAGTTGTGTGTATCAAgctgtaaaaaaaaatatatttacatctCTTGAAATAACTATTAATGATAATGCTTATTATTGGATTTTAGAATACATAGTAAAGAAAGGAGTAATTAGCAGACATTTAAGCTTAAAAACACAGATGAcaaatgagaaaaataagaagaatgttcttttctcatttttacCAAGTGTAGGaaatcatttattattttatgataatcattttatatttgttgaaAGAAGTCgagataaaaatatgatatctGAAGTTAACAGATCAATACcctttgaaaatataaaattgagTACCTTTATATGGTCAAAATAtgtatttgaaaaaatattaaatgatgcaaaattatatatagaaaaaaaagaagaaggaAAAACATTAGTATATAAAAGTTTTGGACCAGAGTGGAGACCATTTGGTACTCCCAAAAATAAAAGACCAATAAATTCCGTAATTTTACCAGAAAATCTAAACGAGTATATAATTAATGATATTCaaacatttttaaattcaaGTAAATGGTATATTGATAAAGGGATACCTTATAGAAGATGTTATCTTTTACATGGTCCTCCAGGATGTGGAAAAAGTAGTCTTATAACAGCTCTAGCTGGttattttgattttaatatatgtactataaatattaatgatatatatttaacagATGATAgatttatacatttattagCAACTATACCACCTAAAactattttaatattagaagatattgattttatttttattaacgatcctataatgaaatatacaaataatgatCCAAACTCTTCATCAAATTCATCTATTTTTACAGGCacaaacaataataatacaatcaAAACATTAGGAGTCTCATATAGTGGATTATTAAATGCTTTAGATGGTATTGTTGCAACAGAagaaagaattatttttatgacaacaaataatattgaaaaattaCCACCTACCTTAATAAGACCAGGAAGAGTAGATATGAAAATACTTATACCTTATGCAAATACCtatcaatataaaaaaatgttccTTCGCTTTTTTCCTGAACATCATGAACTCTCTAACAAATTCGCTAAGATATTTGAGAACTTCCATTTAAGCATGGCTGAAATACaatctttctttttattttctaaggTGGACCCTTATAAAACTGTTCAAAATGCCGAAGAATGGGTAAGGACATATGCCCAGGCAAAgggaaaaaaagaatag
- a CDS encoding dihydroorotate dehydrogenase, mitochondrial precursor: MISKLKPQFMFSQKKHILSYSRKDVLKLLEQKFYYTNKKKESNNMNNESLLRLLIYDRYYNKIDSNNNYIKCGKILSTDTKYNYSPICKYNKKINDISYFSVPFKINIRNLGTSNFVKNKKDVIDNDYIYENIKKEKSKHKKIIFLLFVSLFGLYGFFESYNPEFFLYDIFLKFCLKYIDGEICHDLFLLLGKYNILPYDTSNDSIYASANIKHLDFINPFGVAAGFDKNGVCIDSILKLGFSFIEIGTITPKGQKGNPKPRIFRDVESRSVINSCGFNNMGCDKVTENLIDFRKRQEKDKLLSKHIVGVSIGKNKDTVNIVDDLKYCINKIGRYADYIAINVSSPNTPGLRDNQEAGKLKNIILSVKQEIDNLEKNNIVNDENIYNEDKIGETKNLNKNNSDIMKNSNDNILWFNTTKKKPLVFVKLAPDLNQEQKKEIAEVLLETNIDGMIISNTTTQINDIKSFENKKGGVSGAKLKDISTKFICEMYNYTNKQIPIIASGGIFSGLDALEKIEAGASVCQLYSCLVFNGMKSAVQIKRELNHLLYQRGYYNLKEAIGRKHSKS; encoded by the coding sequence atgatcTCTAAATTGAAACCTCAATTTATGTtttcacaaaaaaaacatattttaagTTATAGTAGAAAGGATGTTTTAAAATTACTTGAACAGAAGTTTTATTATACTAACAAAAAGAAAGAgagtaataatatgaacaatgaATCTTTATTAAggttattaatatatgatagatattataataagatagattctaataataattatattaagtGTGGGAAAATATTAAGTACTGATactaaatataattattcacctatatgtaaatataataagaaaataaatgatatatcatatttCTCTGTACCTTTTAAGattaatataagaaatttAGGTACCTCTAATTTTGTAAAGAATAAGAAAGATGTAATAgataatgattatatttatgaaaatatcaaaaaagaaaaatctaagcataaaaaaataatatttttattatttgtttcattATTTGGATTATATGGATTTTTTGAATCTTATAATcctgaattttttttatatgatatatttttaaaattttgtttaaaatatattgatgGTGAAATATGTCATGACCTTTTTTTACTACtaggaaaatataatatattaccatATGATACTAGTAATGATAGTATATATGCAAGTGCAAATATTAAACATCTAGATTTTATAAATCCCTTTGGTGTTGCTGCAGGATTTGATAAGAATGGTGTATGTATAGAtagtatattaaaattaggtttttcatttattgaAATTGGCACAATAACTCCTAAGGGTCAGAAGGGTAATCCTAAACCACGTATTTTTAGAGATGTTGAATCTAGAAGTGTTATAAATTCTTGTGGATTTAATAATATGGGTTGTGATAAAGTAACAGAAAATTTAATAGATTTTCGTAAAAGAcaagaaaaagataaattattaagTAAACATATTGTAGGTGTGAGTATaggtaaaaataaagatactGTTAATATTGTAGATGATCTAAAATattgtattaataaaataggaAGATACGCTGATTATATAGCTATTAATGTAAGTTCCCCCAATACACCTGGGTTAAGAGATAATCAAGAAGCTgggaaattaaaaaatataattttaagtGTAAAACAAGAAATAgataatttagaaaaaaataatattgtgaatgatgaaaatatttataatgaagataaaataggagaaacaaaaaatttaaataaaaataatagtgaCATAATGAAAAATTCTAATGATAACATCCTATGGTTTAATACTACAAAAAAGAAACCCTTAGTTTTTGTTAAGTTAGCTCCAGATCTTAACCAAGAacagaaaaaagaaatagctGAAGTATTACTAGAAACTAATATAGATGGTATGATTATTTCTAATACTACGACacaaataaatgatataaaaagttttgaaaataaaaaaggaggTGTTAGTGGAgcaaaattaaaagatatatctacaaaatttatatgtgaaatgtataattatacaaataaacaaataccCATTATTGCTTCAGGAGGAATATTTAGTGGATTAGATGCTTTAGAAAAAATTGAAGCAGGTGCTTCAGTTTGTCAATTATATTCTTGTCTGGTTTTTAATGGTATGAAATCAGCTGTTCAAATTAAAAGGGAATTGAATCACTTACTTTATCAAAGGGGTTATTACAATTTAAAGGAGGCCATTGGCCGAAAGCATAGCAAAAGTTAA
- a CDS encoding trophozoite exported protein 1 translates to MSNKKRSKNENDESTSLPLENSELLIEYIHNLKNCLNVYRREIQEKNKYISIIKNDLSFHECMLTNVNVVWSVFNNDLLNFICNNEKKEENEEGEDTQKKRNIGDEINEYNNIIKLQNDEHVKDNNVIKEDLEDEANQKFLMKSPYYNIENFLQVFLKYINKKKKKKKVKDEGKKEKNEEKKNEHVEEEEDEEDEEEEENENKEDEEFFKTFVSFDLYHNENEKNIFYDKNLVKREKDNMDDAPRNNNMCDNYDIYNEGREMLDKVKSYSGDEKVNRRDNDKSYDSVKNESEEKEEKKNVVNNKKRSLECNPNEVKRICSSLEEKIGTVQSVKVKEYNELDNEKAEKNQNDDNTICNNKGENIMEKEDKSYYKMNNKNYTNEEDKKTKQINIDYLKKKIKCNQDLFEETIQKCFLINLKKTLNLINQIMYLKNVEFRKYNLDYIRKINYEKCFYYKNYVEIKKKINELQKDNESLKIQVDRLEKKKATLIYKLNNDNIRKHILDDNIKNYQNSIDNRKVSYFEEGDSSYKRNNKNDLTDNDNSDDDNNNYNSEDNYNSEDNENNNRNYKFHNKHKKDSLNEDDVKKNCLNVCHKINSDSNIFVHVENVITKQNIIHSEPFRNLLKESNELYIILKEKEKENIILKNEILKMENKKDEEYEQLLNSTIEDKKELTRSIKELEVNMMTCNMEKDKISNKVNTLEYEINVLKNIDKNQTMQLQQKESDILKMKLYIEKLKLSEKNLKDKIILLENEKDKKILSPVNMIDNSFNDGSICEEGGRIHLTDIQNDSDDKKRFNELYIENQKLKEELNKKKNVEEELCSLKKNYNIINEEIEEITKEFEKKQEQVDEMILQIKNKELELLDKFNNKINKAYVEEKLKELKNTYEEKMKHINNIYKKHDDFVNIYLNLFFQARKNTVLSDSQREEQMNLFIKLKDKYDIIFQKKIELTDILKNVYDCNKKLIGHCQDLEKENSTLQNKLSNEIKNSKMLSKNLSKNSDDHLLIEENNELRRRLICSVCMENFRNYIIIKCGHIYCNNCIFNNLKTRNRKCPQCKVPFDKKDLQKIFLD, encoded by the coding sequence atgagTAATAAGAAAAGAAGCAAAAATGAAAACGACGAATCTACATCATTACCTTTAGAAAATTCCGAGTTATTAATcgaatatatacataatttaaaGAACTGTTTAAATGTATATAGGAGAGAGattcaagaaaaaaataaatatattagtatcataaaaaatgatttaaGTTTCCATGAATGTATGTTAACTAATGTAAATGTTGTATGGAGTGTGTTTAATAACGATTTATTAAACTTTATTTgtaataatgaaaagaaagaagaaaatgaagaaggggaggatacacaaaaaaaaagaaacatagGTGATGagataaatgaatataataatataataaaattacaaaatgATGAACATGTAAAAGACAATAATGTAATTAAAGAAGATCTCGAAGATGAAGCCAATCAGAAATTTTTGATGAAATCaccttattataatatagaaaattttttacaagtatttttaaaatatattaataagaagaagaaaaagaaaaaggtaAAGGATGAAggtaagaaagaaaaaaatgaggaaaaaaaaaatgagcacgttgaagaagaagaagacgaagaagatgaagaggaggaagaaaatgaaaataaagaggATGAAGAATTTTTCAAAACATTTGTATCTTTTGATTTGTAtcataatgaaaatgaaaagaatatattttatgataaaaatttagTTAAAAGAGAAAAGGATAATATGGATGACGCTCCACGTAATAACAATATGTgtgataattatgatatatataatgaggGAAGAGAAATGTTGGATAAGGTTAAATCATATTCAGGTGATGAAAAAGTAAATAGAAGAGATAACGATAAATCTTATGATTctgtaaaaaatgaaagtgaagaaaaagaagaaaaaaaaaatgtggtaaataataaaaaaagaagtttGGAATGTAATCCAAATGAAGTAAAAAGAATTTGTTCCTCTTTAGAAGAGAAGATAGGAACTGTTCAAAGTGTAAAAGTAAAGgaatataatgaattagATAATGAAAAGGCTGAAAAAAAccaaaatgatgataataccatttgtaataataaaggtGAGAATATAATGGAAAAGGAAGATAAATCATATTATAagatgaataataaaaattatacaaatgaagaagataaaaaaacaaaacaaataaatatagattatttaaaaaaaaaaatcaagtGTAATCAAGACCTTTTTGAGGAGACGATACAAAAATGTTTTTTGATAAATTTAAAGAAGACATTAAATCTTATAAATCAAAttatgtatttaaaaaatgttgaATTCAGGAAATATAACTTAGATTATATACGCAAAATAAATTATGAGAAATGTttctattataaaaattatgttgagataaaaaagaaaataaacgAATTACAAAAGGATAACGAAAGTTTAAAAATTCAGGTGGATAGattagagaaaaaaaaagctacattaatatataaattgaataatgataatattcgTAAACATATTcttgatgataatattaagaaTTATCAAAATAGTATTGATAATAGAAAAGTAAGTTATTTTGAGGAAGGGGATAGTTCATATAAacgtaataataaaaatgatctTACAGATAATGACAAtagtgatgatgataataataattacaatagtgaggataattataatagtgaggataatgaaaataataatcgtaattataaatttcatAATAAACATAAGAAAGATTCTTTGAATGAAGatgatgtaaaaaaaaattgcttAAATGTATGCCACAAAATTAACAGTGAttctaatatttttgttcatgttgaaaatgttataacaaaacaaaatattatacatagtGAACCATTTcgaaatttattaaaagaatctaatgaattatatattatattaaaagagaAAGAGAAAGAAAACATTATtctaaaaaatgaaatattaaagatggaaaataaaaaggatgaAGAATATGAACAGTTATTAAATAGTACTATTGAAGATAAGAAGGAATTAACTAGAAGTATTAAAGAATTAGAAGTAAATATGATGACATGTAATAtggaaaaagataaaataagtAATAAAGTGAATACATTAGAATACgaaataaatgtattaaaaaatattgacaAGAATCAAACCATGCAATTACAACAAAAAGAAAGTGATATTTTAAAGATGAAGTTGTATATTGAGAAATTGAAATTGTCTgagaaaaatttaaaagataaaattatattattagagaatgaaaaggataaaaaaatattgagtCCTGTAAATATGATAGATAATTCGTTTAATGATGGATCCATATGTGAGGAAGGAGGAAGAATTCACCTGACCGATATTCAAAATGatagtgatgataaaaaaaggTTTAATGagttatatatagaaaaccagaaattaaaagaagaattaaacaaaaaaaaaaatgtagaagAGGAATTGTGTAgcttaaagaaaaattataatataattaatgaaGAAATTGAAGAAATAACAAAagaatttgaaaaaaaacaagaacAAGTTGATGAAAtgatattacaaataaaaaataaagaattagaATTATTggataaatttaataataaaataaataaagcttatgtagaagaaaaattaaaagaattaaaaaatacttATGAAGAAAAGatgaaacatataaataatatatataaaaaacatgatgattttgttaatatttatttaaatttattttttcaagcAAGAAAAAATACAGTACTTTCTGATAGTCAAAGAGAAGAACAaatgaatttatttataaaattaaaagataaatatgatatcatatttcaaaaaaaaatagaattaacagacattttaaaaaatgtttatgattgtaataaaaaattaataggACATTGTCAAGatttagaaaaagaaaattctaCTCTTCAGAATAAATTATCTaacgaaataaaaaattcaaaaatgTTATCAAAAAATTTATCTAAAAATTCTGATGATCATTTATtaattgaagaaaataatgaattaagAAGAAGATTAATATGTAGTGTATGTATGGAAAACTTTaggaattatattattatcaaatgtGGTCATATTTATTGTAACAATTGTATAttcaataatttaaaaacaaGAAATAGAAAATGTCCACAGTGTAAAGTACCatttgataaaaaagatCTACAAAAAATTTTTCTTGACTAA
- a CDS encoding cation/H+ antiporter: protein MVMGRVRATSYVRRTISQPLNKNVPPMKNMKNVNGLKDTNLIRNRNLHLQLLCNNKMPNGMYDDELIKDYGLQESLPFYYPRKSDIYGIQNMLNSKLNILLIFVPIGLLSHLFGFKDIYIFFFNFMALIPLSALMGHVTEDLALHTGEIIGGLLNATFGNLMEMIFSIQALNAGLINVVQGTLLGSILSNLLLVLGMSFFAGGLYHHIQKFNEKGATCSTSLLLLSSLAITIPTVSSFTTNNNLDVILKVSRITAVLIFVTYCLFLLFQLYTHISLFQDKEMTEEIPQLSVIAGSIFLILITIVVSIHSEFLIYSIDSVIKYYNISENFIGVILLPVVGNATEHLTAVTVAMKNKVDLTMGVAVGSSAQIALFVVPVTVLFGWILNKPMTLAFSPLSTVILVISVIVTMAIVQDGESNWLEGVLLISAYLIVGVVFWFDTS from the coding sequence ATGGTTATGGGTAGAGTTCGTGCGACGTCTTATGTAAGGCGTACAATTTCACAACccttaaataaaaatgtgccccctatgaaaaatatgaaaaatgtaaatgGACTTAAGGATACTAATTTAATAAGAAATAGAAATTTACATTTACaattattatgtaataaCAAAATGCCAAATGGTATGTATGAtgatgaattaataaaagattATGGTTTACAAGAATCATTACCTTTTTATTATCCTAGAAAATCAGATATTTATGGAATAcaaaatatgttaaatagtaaattaaatatattattaatatttgtacCTATAGGATTATTAAGTCATTTATTTGgttttaaagatatatatatatttttttttaattttatggcTTTAATACCTTTATCTGCTCTTATGGGTCATGTAACTGAAGATTTAGCTTTACATACAGGAGAAATTATTGGAGGATTATTAAATGCTACTTTTGGAAATTTAATGGAAATGATTTTTTCTATTCAAGCTTTGAATGCTGGATTAATTAATGTTGTTCAAGGTACTCTTCTTGGAAGTATCCTATCTAATTTACTTTTAGTCTTAGGTATGTCTTTTTTTGCAGGAggtttatatcatcatatacAAAAATTTAATGAGAAAGGTGCAACTTGTAGTACATcccttttattattatctagtCTAGCTATAACTATACCAACTGTATCATCATTTAcaactaataataatttagatGTTATCTTAAAAGTATCAAGAATAACAGCTGTCTTAATATTTGTAACATATTGCTTATTTCTACTTTTTcaattatatacacatatttcTCTATTCCAAGATAAAGAAATGACTGAAGAAATTCCTCAATTATCTGTTATAGCAGGATcaatctttttaattttaattactATCGTAGTAAGTATCCATTCAGAATTCCTTATTTATTCAATAGATTcagttattaaatattataatatatcagaAAATTTTATAGGAGTTATACTTTTACCTGTTGTTGGTAATGCTACAGAACATTTAACAGCTGTTACTGTTGCaatgaaaaataaagttGATTTAACTATGGGTGTAGCTGTTGGATCCTCTGCACAAATAGCTCTATTTGTCGTACCTGTAACTGTATTATTTGGATGGATATTAAACAAACCCATGACTCTAGCCTTTTCTCCACTTTCTACTGTCATTTTAGTCATATCTGTTATTGTTACTATGGCTATAGTACAAGATGGAGAAAGTAATTGGTTAGAAGGagttttattaatttcagCTTATCTTATTGTTGGTGTTGTTTTCTGGTTTGAtacatcataa